The Salvelinus namaycush isolate Seneca chromosome 1, SaNama_1.0, whole genome shotgun sequence genome has a window encoding:
- the LOC120023662 gene encoding MOB kinase activator 1A: MSFLFGSRSSKTFKPKKNIPEGSHQYELLKHAEATLGSGNLRQAVMLPEGEDLNEWIAVNTVDFFNQINMLYGTITEFCTETSCSVMSAGPRYEYHWADGTNIKKPIKCSAPKYIDYLMTWVQDQLDDETLFPSKIGVPFPKNFMSVAKTILKRLFRVYAHIYHQHFDSVMQLQEEAHLNTSFKHFIFFVQEFNLIDRRELAPLQDLIEKLGSKDR, from the exons ATGAGCTTCCTATT TGGCAGTCGTTCCTCTAAAACCTTCAAGCCGAAGAAGAACATCCCAGAGGGCTCCCACCAGTATGAGTTGTTGAAGCATGCCGAGGCAACACTGGGGAGTGGGAACCTGAGGCAGGCTGTCATGCTGCCAGAGGGGGAAGATCTCAATGAGTGGATTGCTGTTAATA CTGTGGACTTCTTCAATCAGATCAACATGCTCTACGGCACCATTACTGAGTTCTGCACTGAGACCAGCTGCTCTGTGATGTCTGCTGGGCCCAG GTATGAATACCACTGGGCTGATGGCACCAACATCAAAAAGCCCATCAAGTGCTCTGCTCCCAAGTACATAGACTACCTGATGACCTGGGTGCAGGATCAGCTGGATGATGAGACACTCTTCCCCTCCAAGATAG GAGTGCCCTTTCCTAAGAACTTCATGTCTGTGGCCAAGACCATTTTGAAGCGCCTGTTCAGAGTCTATGCCCACATCTACCATCAGCATTTTGACTCTGTGATGCAGCTGCAGGAGGAGGCCCACCTCAATACCTCCTTCAAACACTTCATCTTCTTTGTCCAG GAGTTCAACCTCATTGATCGTCGTGAGCTGGCCCCCCTGCAGGACCTCATTGAGAAGCTGGGCTCCAAGGACAGATaa